The following coding sequences lie in one Bacteroidota bacterium genomic window:
- the rnr gene encoding ribonuclease R gives MPKNKSKSNGTKAILRQSILSLFGANPFKPLNHKQIGKALSINDAAGKDLLFQILDELQNEGMIEEKNRFKYVLTQHALREHGKKQYVTGRVDMKSTGKAYVVPDEGGEDIFIAPNNTYKALHDDKVKVLLFPRRSGHKPEGEIVEVLQRAKTDFVGVISISKKFGFLVPDSPTMPVDIFVPAEGLGKAQNGDKVVVRLTDWPDHSKNPFGEVIHVLGKPGDNNVEMLSILAGHNYPLAFPAAVEKEVARIDHGITPAEIARRRDFRQVFTITIDPVDAKDFDDAISLRKLDNDNWEVGVHIADVSHYVPEGSATDAEARERGTSVYLVDRTIPMLPEKLSNHICSLRPDEDKLCFATVFEMNDQAEVLSKWIGRTVIRSNRRYAYEEVQAMIEGQPGDNSEQILVLHGLASKLREKRMKEGSINFRTEEVKFVLDANGKPVDTYVKVQQESHMLIEDFMLLANRTVAEEIGRPAGKSKPKTFVYRVHDQPNPEKLNTFLQFVGKLGYSMNISSRKKLVESYNRLFEAVEGKGEKNLIETIAVRTMAKAEYSTQNIGHYGLAFRYYTHFTSPIRRYPDLMVHRLLDRYLFQQKPSVSAETYEPICQHASEMERRAAEMERDSVKFKQAEYLADKIGKTFEGLISGVSKWGLFVELKQSKCEGMVRYTEMPGDYYYLDEDNYRVVGQGTGRVYRLGDPVTIRVKKVDIIRKKMDFVLLDTDVLSSFKTAPDHKSTKKSKNRR, from the coding sequence ATGCCAAAAAACAAATCCAAAAGCAACGGAACCAAAGCCATACTCCGGCAAAGCATACTCAGCCTTTTCGGCGCAAATCCATTTAAGCCCCTCAACCACAAACAAATAGGCAAAGCCCTGAGCATCAACGATGCTGCCGGCAAAGACCTGCTATTTCAGATCCTCGACGAACTGCAAAACGAGGGGATGATCGAAGAAAAAAACAGGTTCAAATACGTCCTCACCCAGCATGCCTTGCGCGAGCATGGCAAAAAACAATACGTCACGGGCAGGGTGGATATGAAAAGCACCGGCAAAGCCTATGTGGTGCCCGACGAGGGTGGCGAAGACATCTTTATTGCCCCCAACAACACCTACAAAGCCCTGCACGACGATAAGGTGAAGGTGCTGCTGTTTCCGCGCCGGTCGGGCCACAAACCCGAGGGCGAGATTGTGGAAGTGCTTCAGCGTGCCAAGACCGATTTTGTCGGAGTGATCTCTATCAGCAAAAAATTCGGCTTTCTGGTGCCCGACAGCCCCACCATGCCCGTGGATATCTTTGTGCCTGCCGAAGGCCTGGGTAAGGCCCAGAACGGCGATAAGGTAGTGGTGCGTCTCACCGATTGGCCCGACCACTCGAAAAACCCTTTCGGCGAGGTGATCCACGTGCTGGGCAAACCCGGCGACAACAATGTGGAAATGCTCAGCATCCTGGCCGGCCACAACTATCCCCTGGCTTTTCCGGCAGCTGTCGAAAAAGAAGTGGCGCGCATCGACCATGGCATCACCCCGGCCGAAATTGCCCGCCGCCGCGACTTCCGCCAGGTATTCACCATCACCATCGACCCGGTTGACGCCAAAGACTTCGACGATGCCATCTCGCTCCGCAAACTCGACAACGACAACTGGGAAGTGGGCGTACACATAGCCGATGTGTCGCACTACGTGCCCGAAGGTTCGGCCACCGACGCCGAAGCCCGCGAACGCGGCACCTCGGTTTACCTGGTGGACCGCACCATCCCCATGCTGCCCGAAAAACTCTCGAACCACATCTGCTCACTGCGTCCCGACGAGGATAAACTGTGCTTCGCCACCGTGTTCGAAATGAACGACCAGGCCGAAGTGCTCAGCAAATGGATCGGCCGTACCGTGATCCGGTCCAACCGACGCTATGCCTACGAGGAAGTCCAGGCCATGATCGAAGGCCAGCCAGGCGACAACAGCGAACAAATCCTTGTGCTGCATGGTCTGGCCTCCAAACTGCGCGAAAAACGCATGAAAGAAGGCTCGATCAACTTCCGCACCGAAGAAGTGAAATTTGTGCTCGACGCAAACGGCAAACCCGTGGATACTTACGTGAAAGTGCAACAGGAAAGCCATATGCTCATCGAAGACTTTATGCTGCTGGCCAACCGCACCGTGGCCGAAGAGATCGGCAGGCCTGCCGGAAAGTCGAAACCAAAAACCTTTGTTTACCGCGTTCACGACCAGCCTAACCCCGAAAAACTCAACACCTTCCTGCAGTTTGTGGGCAAGCTGGGCTACAGCATGAACATCAGTTCGCGCAAAAAACTCGTCGAGTCGTACAACCGCCTTTTCGAGGCCGTGGAAGGCAAAGGCGAGAAAAACCTCATCGAAACCATTGCCGTGCGCACCATGGCCAAAGCCGAATACAGCACGCAAAACATCGGCCACTACGGACTGGCCTTCCGCTACTACACCCACTTCACTTCGCCCATCCGCCGCTACCCCGACCTGATGGTGCACCGCCTGCTCGACCGCTACCTCTTTCAGCAGAAACCCTCGGTGAGCGCCGAAACCTACGAACCCATCTGCCAGCACGCCAGCGAAATGGAACGCCGGGCAGCCGAAATGGAACGCGACTCGGTGAAGTTTAAGCAAGCCGAATACCTCGCCGACAAAATTGGCAAAACCTTCGAAGGCCTCATCTCGGGGGTGAGCAAATGGGGCCTTTTCGTGGAACTCAAACAAAGCAAATGCGAAGGCATGGTGCGCTATACCGAAATGCCCGGCGACTATTACTACCTCGACGAAGACAACTACCGCGTGGTAGGGCAGGGGACAGGCCGCGTTTACCGGCTCGGCGATCCGGTGACCATTCGCGTCAAAAAAGTGGATATCATCCGCAAAAAAATGGACTTCGTCCTGCTGGATACCGATGTGCTCAGCTCATTCAAAACAGCTCCGGACCACAAAAGCACAAAAAAATCTAAAAACCGGCGCTGA
- a CDS encoding 6-carboxytetrahydropterin synthase: MKVAVYRKAHFNAAHRLYNPAWTDQRNNEVFGLCNNINWHGHNYDLIVKVVGEVDPETGYVIDMKILKDLIRKEVEERFDHKNLNLDCPEFDGIIPTAENIAIVIYNLLRAKLDDRYELQVRLYETERNFVEYPA, from the coding sequence ATGAAAGTAGCCGTTTACCGCAAAGCACATTTCAACGCCGCACATCGCCTCTACAACCCTGCCTGGACCGACCAGCGCAACAACGAGGTCTTCGGCCTGTGCAACAACATCAACTGGCATGGCCACAATTATGACCTGATTGTGAAAGTGGTGGGCGAGGTGGATCCCGAAACCGGTTATGTGATCGATATGAAAATCCTGAAAGACCTCATCCGCAAGGAAGTAGAAGAACGTTTCGACCACAAAAACCTCAACCTCGATTGCCCCGAATTCGATGGCATCATTCCCACGGCCGAAAACATTGCCATCGTCATATACAACCTGCTCAGAGCCAAACTCGACGACAGATACGAGCTGCAGGTGAGGCTCTACGAAACCGAACGCAATTTTGTGGAATATCCGGCATAA
- a CDS encoding DUF4465 domain-containing protein: MLHHYTSQKPVRLAALAALGLWLTFSSASFAQGPFPPAAGQPGSTAIHKDDPAFKAWANGYEIVRGWVNIADTSVYAGGSNRASFGHPSQALGPASGVSTEVVSLGDGGHITLSFSHPIVNGPGFDFAVFENSFSDTFLELAFVEVSSDGQRFVRFPATSLTPTNAQVGSFGTLDPTNIHNLAGKYRGGYGTPFDLSDLADSTGIDLNNIRFVRIVDVVGSIDPAFATYDAQGNIVNDPFPTPFASGGFDLDGVGLINIGLPYRISHFDDLNLAPDSYWNGSDGSGGFLSGSAFFVNTYDPNWFSWSGWAYSNMRDDTTAGWSNQHSAITAGGMGAGPDGGTNYALAYVSSDFMGNNDPIPVQVNFAGDSLFIANGLYVTNTTMAYLSMRDGDAFAKKFGGPGGNDPDFFVLNAFGIRQDGSHTDTLQFYLADYRFDDNSLDYIVNDWRWFDLSQLGPVKGLRFFLLSSDVGIYGINTPTYLAADNLSLALPASPVALPERPSARFAVWPNPFSDYINISGLAVRQVQLFDLSGRMHLELNGPVNGTIGTSALKPGAYVMRIVHQAGIETIRLLKK; this comes from the coding sequence ATGTTGCATCATTACACTTCTCAAAAGCCGGTGCGACTGGCTGCCCTCGCTGCCCTCGGCTTATGGCTGACTTTCAGTTCGGCATCCTTTGCCCAGGGACCTTTTCCCCCTGCTGCCGGACAACCGGGCAGCACCGCCATTCACAAAGACGACCCGGCTTTCAAGGCATGGGCAAATGGTTATGAAATTGTCCGCGGATGGGTCAACATCGCCGACACGAGTGTGTATGCCGGTGGCTCCAACAGAGCCAGTTTTGGCCATCCCTCCCAAGCCCTAGGGCCAGCCTCAGGTGTGAGCACCGAAGTGGTGAGCCTGGGCGATGGCGGCCACATCACCCTCAGCTTCAGCCACCCCATCGTCAATGGCCCGGGTTTCGACTTTGCCGTATTCGAAAACAGCTTCAGCGACACCTTTCTCGAACTTGCCTTTGTGGAGGTGAGCTCCGACGGCCAGCGCTTTGTACGCTTCCCCGCCACCTCGCTCACGCCTACCAATGCCCAGGTGGGTAGTTTTGGCACCCTCGATCCGACCAACATCCACAACCTGGCCGGCAAATACCGCGGTGGATACGGTACGCCCTTCGACCTGAGCGACCTGGCCGACAGCACTGGCATCGACCTCAACAACATCCGTTTTGTAAGGATAGTGGACGTGGTGGGCAGCATCGATCCGGCCTTTGCCACCTACGATGCACAGGGCAACATCGTGAACGATCCATTCCCCACTCCCTTCGCCTCCGGGGGCTTCGACCTCGACGGGGTGGGACTCATCAACATCGGCCTTCCATACCGCATCAGCCATTTCGACGATCTGAACCTGGCTCCGGATAGCTACTGGAACGGCTCGGATGGCTCCGGCGGTTTCCTGAGCGGCAGCGCCTTTTTTGTGAATACCTACGACCCCAACTGGTTTTCGTGGAGCGGATGGGCCTATAGCAATATGCGCGATGACACTACCGCAGGATGGAGCAACCAACACAGCGCCATCACTGCCGGAGGAATGGGCGCCGGACCGGATGGGGGCACCAACTACGCCCTGGCCTACGTGTCGAGCGATTTCATGGGCAACAACGACCCCATTCCCGTGCAGGTCAACTTTGCCGGCGACAGCCTCTTTATAGCCAATGGCCTCTATGTGACCAACACCACCATGGCCTACCTCTCGATGCGCGACGGCGATGCCTTTGCCAAAAAATTTGGTGGCCCCGGTGGCAACGACCCCGACTTCTTTGTGCTCAATGCCTTCGGCATCCGTCAGGACGGCAGCCATACCGACACCCTGCAGTTTTATCTGGCCGACTACCGCTTCGACGACAACAGCCTCGACTACATCGTGAACGACTGGCGCTGGTTCGACCTTTCGCAGCTGGGTCCGGTCAAAGGCCTGCGCTTTTTCCTCCTCAGCTCCGATGTGGGCATCTATGGCATCAATACCCCTACCTACCTTGCTGCCGACAACCTCAGCCTGGCCCTGCCGGCCTCGCCTGTTGCCCTGCCCGAACGCCCCTCAGCCCGCTTTGCCGTGTGGCCCAATCCCTTTAGCGATTACATCAACATCTCCGGTCTCGCAGTCCGGCAAGTGCAGCTGTTCGACCTGAGCGGCCGCATGCACCTGGAACTCAACGGGCCGGTAAATGGCACAATAGGAACATCAGCCCTCAAACCCGGTGCATACGTGATGCGCATCGTGCATCAGGCAGGTATCGAAACAATCAGGCTGCTCAAAAAATAA
- a CDS encoding ABC transporter ATP-binding protein, protein MEINPATLPLLEVDKLRVSFRTRAGLHHAVQDIGFSVMPGESLAIVGESGSGKSVTALSLMGLLPARSAIVQSDALLFEGRHLNQHDPAAWNGLRGKLMSMIFQEPMTSLNPVMRCGLQVAEALMVHRGISLNEARPMVLELFRQVMLPREEQVFKAWPHELSGGQRQRVMIAMALANQPRLLIADEPTTALDVTVQKEILRLLARLRAQYGMALIFITHDLGVVAEIADRVAVMYKGQLVDQGPVNQVLLHPKHPYTMGLMACRPPLDMRFSRLPVVSEFLEGKWKDSRQMAQQLALPESHRHQLHSALYARSPLLSARNLSVHFALKKHEGKRQILKAVDNLSFDIYPGETLGLVGESGSGKTTLGRAILQLTRLASGKVVFKGSPVDPDNRSQFLRLRRSMQIVFQDPYSSLNPRIMVGEAIREPMLVHKLNGNRKKQTERVIYLLERVGLSADHYHRYPHEFSGGQRQRIGIARALAVEPEFVVLDEPVSALDVSVQAQVLNLLAELKAEFNLTYLFISHDLGVIRYFSDRIMVMHHGRLLETGEADELFNNPRQDYTRRLIEALPGRELRTSVQYH, encoded by the coding sequence ATGGAAATCAATCCTGCCACTTTGCCTTTGCTTGAGGTGGACAAATTGCGTGTGTCGTTTCGCACCCGGGCCGGCCTGCATCACGCGGTGCAGGATATAGGCTTCAGTGTGATGCCTGGTGAGAGTCTGGCCATAGTAGGCGAATCGGGATCGGGCAAATCGGTGACTGCCTTATCGCTCATGGGATTATTGCCGGCCCGCTCGGCCATTGTGCAGTCGGATGCCTTGCTTTTTGAGGGCCGCCATCTGAATCAGCATGACCCGGCTGCATGGAACGGCCTGCGCGGAAAGCTCATGTCGATGATTTTCCAGGAACCCATGACTTCGCTCAACCCGGTGATGCGCTGTGGCCTGCAGGTGGCCGAGGCCCTGATGGTGCATCGCGGGATAAGTTTAAATGAGGCCCGGCCCATGGTGCTCGAATTGTTTCGTCAGGTCATGCTGCCCCGCGAGGAACAGGTGTTCAAAGCCTGGCCGCACGAGCTTTCGGGCGGTCAGCGGCAGCGTGTGATGATTGCCATGGCCCTGGCCAACCAGCCCCGCTTGCTCATTGCCGACGAACCCACCACAGCCCTCGATGTCACCGTTCAGAAAGAAATCCTGCGTTTGCTGGCGCGCCTCAGGGCTCAATACGGCATGGCGCTCATATTCATTACCCACGACCTGGGCGTGGTGGCAGAAATAGCCGACCGTGTTGCCGTGATGTACAAAGGACAGCTGGTTGACCAAGGCCCTGTAAACCAGGTACTGCTTCATCCAAAACACCCCTACACCATGGGCCTTATGGCCTGCCGACCCCCACTGGATATGCGCTTCAGCCGCCTGCCTGTGGTCAGCGAATTTCTCGAAGGCAAATGGAAAGACAGCCGGCAAATGGCCCAACAACTTGCGCTCCCGGAAAGCCATCGCCACCAACTCCACAGTGCGCTTTATGCCAGGTCGCCTCTTTTGAGTGCCCGGAACCTCTCCGTTCACTTTGCGCTTAAAAAACACGAAGGAAAACGGCAAATCCTGAAAGCCGTCGACAACCTGAGCTTCGACATCTATCCCGGCGAGACCCTGGGGCTGGTAGGAGAATCGGGAAGCGGAAAAACCACCCTCGGTCGTGCAATATTGCAGCTCACCAGGCTGGCCTCTGGCAAGGTCGTTTTCAAAGGCTCGCCCGTCGATCCGGACAACAGGTCGCAGTTCCTCAGGCTGCGGCGCAGCATGCAGATTGTTTTCCAGGACCCCTATTCCTCGCTCAATCCGCGCATCATGGTGGGCGAAGCCATACGCGAACCCATGCTGGTGCATAAGCTCAATGGCAACAGGAAAAAGCAAACCGAAAGGGTGATCTACCTGCTTGAGCGCGTCGGACTGTCGGCAGACCATTACCACCGTTATCCCCACGAGTTTTCCGGAGGTCAGCGCCAGCGCATCGGCATTGCGCGGGCCTTGGCTGTTGAACCTGAGTTTGTGGTGCTCGACGAGCCGGTTTCGGCACTCGATGTATCGGTCCAGGCCCAGGTGCTCAACCTGCTGGCTGAGCTGAAAGCTGAGTTTAATCTCACCTACCTGTTCATCTCACACGACCTTGGGGTGATCCGGTACTTTTCCGACAGAATCATGGTAATGCACCACGGAAGGCTCCTCGAAACCGGCGAAGCCGATGAGCTGTTCAACAATCCCCGGCAGGATTACACCCGCCGCTTGATCGAAGCTTTGCCCGGCCGGGAACTCCGGACTTCTGTCCAATACCACTGA